The window ACgataaaaatacaaaagctaGCGACTAGTATAGCAAGTAGACGGCAAATCCTCCGATGTAGGACTCAACTAGCAAAGACTTAGTCCAACAAAGTTTgtataaacagcttttaaatgcaCCGAGACTATGAAGCCAGGGCTTTCCAACAAAGCTCACAAATCAACGTCTGTGCTGGAAATAATTTACACACCAGCTCACCTCAGTTTTCGTCATCTTCTTAGGAGTTTTGAGACTCTGGGTACGTTTAGGAAGTTTGTCTCCTGCATCTTCATCTGATGGGTCTGTTCTAGTCTCCGACGGGGTTCCATTAGACCTCTGTGCTacactgctctcctctcctgaGGAGTAACAGGAAGCTAAGGAATAAGAGAGAAAGTTTTagcaaatacttttgaaaaatcacaTGAAGTCTAAAATGGCCCATCTTGAAGGACCACATGAAAGGGAGATGTCAACAATCCTCAAGAAAGATAATCCAAAAAGTAGAGATGTGTTAGCAGATGGGAAGGGACTAGGGAAGACAACGTAATTTCTCCCAGATAATTCGGAATCTTGTAGTCCCTCTGAGACCCAATGCATGAAAAGTCCAAGGaacccctcctcccctcctggcTCACCATATGAGGCCTCATACAATGGCCCAGCAGCGGTGTTCTGTACCTGAATCCTCAATGGTTTCAAGAAGACTCCCACCAGAGGGGTGCAGCTGTGGCTCACGGCTTCGCATATGCACAGTATCTTCATCTCGGATGAGAGTGAGATCCTGCATGCTGAAACTTCGCAGCTTCTCAGACAAAACTCCCTGGCCCTAAGAGGACATAAAAATTAGGGTCAAGGGCACTTCACCTTCCCCAAGATCGTCTCACATGGGATCattcagaagaggaggaaacGTGCCCTATTCCCCACTAGGGTACcctgaaaaaacagagaagggaaaaagaaaagtacgCTCCCAAGACCAACAGGGAAGAGGCTAAAGCAAAATCCATTCCACTCTCCCTCCACTTTTCCTAAGGGAAGGGATTAACTGCAAGGCAaaccagaggaaaggaaaagtagatTGGTGCCAACATCCCTAACAGACCCACAGCACTAATAGCTGGCACACAAAACTAAACTGCTGGGGAATTCCTGAATGTTACAGAAGGTGTTGCATTACCTTTGCAGCTGCAGTAACTGCTGCATTGGCAGCAAGGTTTAACCCTCTCTTGCCAACTCGCATCATGGTTTCATAGCTCTTGTCACGAGCCTGAGTAATGTATTCATCAATTTCCTAGGAAGGCAATGTGGAACACGGCATTTAGCTCCTTGTTACAAACACGATCAAAGTCTCCCCACCATCACCCTTAAAAACCCAAAGCTCATCTGGACACTTTTTTCCAAGCTACCAGCATCCGCTGTCATTGATCACATAATTGCAGTTTCTCTGCTACTTACAGAAAGCTTGCAAATGCAACTTTTACTTAAAATATGCTACGTCCAAATTGTAACAACTGAAACAAAGCAGTTGCTTCTACTGATAACGTGAAAAAGCAGCATGGCTACAGAACATGCTGCTCCTATCGTGATTCAAAGAGCTTAACTACTGACAGTGACCGTAAGGGCTCATGACACTGCGTTAGCCAAACATGCTTTCTAAGCATCAGGCAAACTACTGGCTACGTTACGATCTTCGGTAAGCTGCACTATGACATTGTTGTCAGACACAGGATCATTCTACATCCACTAACGTCAGCACAAGCACGATTCACGCATTTCAGTTTTTGCTGTGGCGTAACTGAATCAGAAGTCAGTCAGCTCCCAGACAGGTCAGTATCTTCTAACAAGCGAGTACCTTCTCCTTATTGGAGAGCGTTGGGTGCACAAACTTCCTGTAGAGGACACTGGAGCCCTTGGTGTAAGGGGAGAGCAGCCAAATCACAAATGCGATTTTCAGCTCGAAATAAAAGGGAAAcctgagagaaagagggaagggggggtaggggggggagagagagagaaagatggagaACTGGAATCAAGATCAGCACAGAGACAGATGGAGATAACTGGTAGAGAGCAGCATAGGCAGAAAGAGCAAAGGCAAGATAAAGGCTCAGAAACAAAAGAATCAATATATCAGGTCAGAATAGTAGAACCCTCTTTGGAATCCTAGGACATACCTTCTTCGAGTCTCATTTAGTCTTTCATCCATAGCCATGAAAACTCCATAAACAGGGCATCTCTCAGCCCTGCAAACACACCAAATTACAATCTGATAGCTACTCTCATCATTCTGAAGTGTGTTCAGAGAGTATCCACTGGGTTAGTATTACATTAGCTTCCCTCtcattttccaaagttttcaaCTACGTATCTCAATAAAGCTCAAGTTCCTGCTAAGGCTGATGGCTCAGTTTCTGAAACTCCCAGTAGGTACTCCTCAGGTAAGACACAAAAGGAGGATCAGTGTAAACGAAAAACAGCAGGCAGCATGTAAGTCTTCCATCTCTAACCCTGACCCAATAAAGTTTCTGGGAAGATACAGTGGCAGAGATGAAAACAAGTGAATGCAAACTTCCTGCTGCCTCTATTAGTAGTaagaaacttctgttttcagtggtCCATTTTAAGTATGTGAACAAGTCAAAGCTCTTGTGCTTTTCAGATCTTTGTCTGCTTTTCAACGTTTATGCAGGAAGAGGCAAAACTGCTGAGCGCTTTTGTAAGGCACGTGTAgccattttcatgtttctttaaaagatgCAACTCTTGACTAGCATTCTTTCAGAGATGCGTGCAAGGCTCAAACTCTAACGcaatgaagaaactgaagataTCCTGTTCCAAAGGTTCAGCTGAAGACATGTAATGATGATTTGTCATTTTTGGAGGCCTCCAAATTGCCAAGCATGACACACAGCACTGAAAGGATTCAGAACCTGCTTCCCCTGACTCCGCTCCACCCCACCCCTGCTAGTGAAAGAATTTCATCACGCAAAACACCGCGCAGAGCACAGACACGCATCGGATCTGCTCCTCCACGCAACAGGCTCGCAAAGCAGAACAGGTCCCTTCCTTCcaccgtcttttttttttttgtaagtgtcTTTTAGACCACCATGTCTCAAACTTTACCAGTTCACTTTaacagcttttcaaaaatattttatgttatgAACAGATGAAGAGCTTCTTACAGATACCGTGTATTTATCCTAACTGTTTGCAAGTATAGGAGATGAAACAGCtaagacagcagctgctgcccacaATATATCTACAGACCTGCAGACTCTTCATAGGGACTGAAAACTCCTAAAGGAGAGACAGTTTATCCTTAGCATCCTAACACTACTCCtctccttctttaaaaaacaaaacagaacaacaaaaaaccccatgccaCCAAGGACTCACCAAGAAAGAACAATGTCTGTGAGTGTTTCTGCAGTGGTGAAAAACGCAAACACAATCCAGTACATCATCCACTTCACCTGCAAAAGAACGGTCACTCAATAGACAGCCATCAGAGcccagaaaaaagcaaaatgtcttCTCAGTAAAAATGACTCATCATCTCCACACATTAAGATGAATTCAACAACAAGAAGCCATATATAATCAGTAATGGAGAGGGTCACATACCAAATGGTACATTATAGTTCGGGAAAGCACGTAGGATTACTGTGCTCTAAATAAATGCATACAGATACACTGATGAATGCATGCCCTGAAGCAATATCGTGATGCAACAGTGTTAAAGTCCCAAATAAGCTATCTAAAAAGAGTAAGCAGTTCATTTTAAGAAGTTAGTCTTTCATATATCATGATTCCtgtgataaatatatatatacacacatatgcaaaaGTTTAGTTTCAACTGTAGCCCtatattttcttgatttaaacttttttccaaccAACAGATACAGTATTTTGCTCTAGCTCATTCATAAGCATTGTCTGCCTTAATCATTACTCCCAGAAATTACACGagcatttctctgttcttttgaaataaagGCTCAGCAAGGCAGGTAAGAAAGCAAAGAATACGCTGCATCAACCTCATCTTCTTGTTTAAGGTCTTGAGTATAATTTACAAAGCATCCTTTGTGCTATCTGTACAAAGGACATCTGTATGCCTATCGTCTATCTCCCTACTTCCTCACACCTTTCTCTGGAGCAGTAGGTACTTCTTtcaaagcaaacataaaataattccCCCTTAACTCACACTCATGCTCTGCTGTTTCAGTAACAAGTCTCTCTCAGCTACAGGCCAATTATTCCTAAAGAGGGATCAGCTGAATTATAAAAACTGCTACCCAAGAATTCTGAATAGTGGAAGAGTCGATATAAGGGAAATTGCCAGTTTTCTATgctgttaaaaagtaaaaataaatgtaagtagCAGATAAATGGAAAGAAGAGGTCACCTTTGCTAAAAGCAAATTAACACTCTTGGTATCATCAAGAATGGGAAAGGAGAACTAAACTGAATCAAGGAAATTCCACATATTAAATCCACATGTTAATCCATATACCAAAATTACACGGACAGTTTAGTGACAGTCTTTGTTACAGCAAATTAAGTTATAAAACCAGGTATTTCCCCAAACTTGCATGTGTTGGAAAACTTTGTGATCTGTTCCTGAAAGACCCTCCAAAACTTTctaaaaaacccaataaaattaTGCTGCCTCCAACCCCTCTAACACAGTGGGTGGTTTTGAAGATAGTGGTTAGTAGcccaaattatttccattttattgtgCAAGTTTTTCACAACAGaacgtagcaaagcttttattGTATGGCGctctcctgcccttttttttttccccttatatcaTCAGTTTGGGCAGGACCAGGGGTCATTCACTTGACTTCTAAAGCAACTctgtgaaataaatgctaaaCTCTTCAGTGCAGCAACATAAATCAGCTCTGGTATGAAAAAGTGTGTGAATAATGACAAAGCAAAGGTGGCAAACAGGGATCCCAATGGGCGAGAGATTTCAGAGAAGCTACATACCAGTAAATCTTACTTCAGTATTAGGCAAAATGAAGGCAATAAAAGCAATTAGCAgatacatagatatatatatatataacaaaatgAGGAATAtggttttttgcagaaaaaaattaatctcacaAATGTAGCAGAATTCTTAGAAGGTTTCCATAAGCTCTTGCTATAGCACTTCCCTTACAGGCAGGGTTTATGGAGTTTCTACAAAGTTTCCAACAGGCCTAAATAAACACCCAAAGAAACTAAATTGTCAAGGATTATTGAGGATTAACAATTGGttaaaagagaggaaacaaaggataaaaataaatggcCATTTTTCACAACAAGGAAAGTTACCAGTGGAATCCCACAGGAATCAGTGTTGAGATCTGTGCTGCTCATCTTCATGAAAGATCTGGAAAAGGTTGCAAATAATAAGATGACAAAATGTGCAAAAGATACCTTTCTATCCAGGAGATTAGGTATGAGTTGGTTAAAGAATTCTGAAAGAGACCTATACTGATTGATCTCTAGTTGACGTTTTGTCATTAAATACAACGTAATGAACTTACGCTATCTGCTTTTTCTTAGCGAAGACTATTGTGGTTACATAAATTAGCTCACGCCACTCAGGAGTGGTCACTGTAGAGAGTCTGATGAGACCATAAGCTCAGTGCTCATTAGACTTTTTCATTCTGCTAACAACAGAATTTCATTCTGCTCTGTTCAGGAGTATTAGACGAGGAaatgagaagaacagaaaacattgctttgtcACTGTTTAAATAAACTGCGTGTTCACATCTTTGATACTGGACACAGCTCTCTTGCCCTCTGTCTCCTCCTACCACCCTTCACCCTATGCTCTACagccaaagacaaaaagaaatatagcTCTTAAATAAACTAGAAGGATCCAACTTCTAGCTCTAGAAGTCCCTGAAGTGCAGATGACcagaaagcagaagagcagaaagcagagaggaagaatcactaattttttttcttatgatgtTTGCAACCCACAATTACAAACACCTTCAAAAACTGAGGGTCAAacctaatactttttttttcaatccatTAAAAAGGAGTCAGGTCTTTGCTGCTCAAGCTGACGACCACCAACTTCAGCTAACTGCATATACACAGTCTCCCCAACTTGCACCAAGAACCTAAATAAATTCAGTAAATGCAAAAGCATAACTGGAATGCAGATTTGACCAAAGCTGAAGAAgacacataaaaagaaataaattatttttaaaacagtctgaGCTACTAGCAGCAGTTTGTCACAGCTGCTCAAGGACTTATCATAAATTTATAtcagggtggggaggaagagTAAGTTTGCACTGTACTCTGATGCCACTGATGGACTGCTTGTGGTAGCTTGGTCTGTGTCAACCCAATCTTCAACACACCACACTCTCTAGCACAGACAGACCTGTAAGATCTTTCTCCCCCACCAGCGCTGGTTCTTAAGCTCTATGAGCAAGTAGTAGTAGATAGACACAGCTGGCTTTGAAAAGGTGCAGCAGAGCCTTCAAGTTTTCCACTGACTTTTCACATGAAGAACAGTTTGAACAGATATTGGCCTCCTTTCCTGTGTTtaacaaaattgttttttccctgtctttccaCTTATGTTGAGAAGGAAGAAGCCCTCCAAAGATAAGTGAATTAGGCAGATGGCAGTTCAACATCTAAATGCTTATTCCTGATGTAGTCCTCCCAAGGAGAAATGATTTATACATAAAGATCAGTTTTAGCagttcaaatacattttcttgaacCAACTccagtattttcactgaaaataaaaacaagagaaaattttCCGCTGCAGCAATCCAGAACTATCTCACTTCAAGAAAACTGTATCAATGAAGcattaaacaaaacccaaaaatgaaTGCCATACTTTTCCACATCAGCCCTAGGGGGGCTTACCACCAGGTGATTAGTTGATATTATTGTTAAGACAACTTTATGATACGCAAGTActa is drawn from Mycteria americana isolate JAX WOST 10 ecotype Jacksonville Zoo and Gardens chromosome 8, USCA_MyAme_1.0, whole genome shotgun sequence and contains these coding sequences:
- the REEP2 gene encoding receptor expression-enhancing protein 2 isoform X1, which gives rise to MVSWIISRLVVLIFGTLYPAYSSYKAVKTKNVKEYVKWMMYWIVFAFFTTAETLTDIVLSWAERCPVYGVFMAMDERLNETRRRFPFYFELKIAFVIWLLSPYTKGSSVLYRKFVHPTLSNKEKEIDEYITQARDKSYETMMRVGKRGLNLAANAAVTAAAKGQGVLSEKLRSFSMQDLTLIRDEDTVHMRSREPQLHPSGGSLLETIEDSASCYSSGEESSVAQRSNGTPSETRTDPSDEDAGDKLPKRTQSLKTPKKMTKTELPVRSVKARPKKKAAGALASGESS
- the REEP2 gene encoding receptor expression-enhancing protein 2 isoform X2, which codes for MVSWIISRLVVLIFGTLYPAYSSYKAVKTKNVKEYVKWMMYWIVFAFFTTAETLTDIVLSWFPFYFELKIAFVIWLLSPYTKGSSVLYRKFVHPTLSNKEKEIDEYITQARDKSYETMMRVGKRGLNLAANAAVTAAAKGQGVLSEKLRSFSMQDLTLIRDEDTVHMRSREPQLHPSGGSLLETIEDSASCYSSGEESSVAQRSNGTPSETRTDPSDEDAGDKLPKRTQSLKTPKKMTKTELPVRSVKARPKKKAAGALASGESS